One genomic region from Streptomyces sp. Li-HN-5-11 encodes:
- the sepH gene encoding septation protein SepH, with translation MPELRVVAVSNDGTRLVLKAADSTEYTLPIDERLRAAVRGDRPRLGQIEIEVESHLRPRDIQARIRAGATAEEVAQLAGIPVDRVRRFEGPVLAERAFMAERARKTPVRRPGENSGPLLGEAVQERLLLRGAEKDTVQWDSWRRDDGTWEVLLVYRVADEPHSASWTYDPPRRLVQAVDDEARALIGESDDLGTPEPSFPFVPRIARLPRDRSFDRDRERPALPAQASEPAEESTGERDSLTSLLEAVPSFRGDLVVPERPPEPAEEPVQEPAAEEPPAPAASAGSAYADVLMPRSVGSHRDRLIGATDRQAEADGVRPGRRAAVPSWDEIVFGTRRKKQE, from the coding sequence ATGCCCGAACTGCGTGTCGTGGCCGTCTCCAATGACGGCACACGGCTGGTGCTGAAGGCTGCGGACAGCACGGAGTACACGCTTCCGATCGACGAGAGGCTCCGCGCCGCCGTGCGCGGTGACCGTCCCCGCCTCGGCCAGATCGAGATCGAGGTGGAGAGCCATCTCCGCCCCCGCGACATCCAGGCGCGGATACGAGCAGGTGCGACCGCGGAAGAGGTCGCCCAGCTCGCCGGCATCCCCGTCGACCGTGTGCGGCGCTTCGAGGGCCCGGTGCTCGCCGAGCGCGCCTTCATGGCCGAGCGGGCCCGCAAGACCCCGGTCCGCCGCCCCGGTGAGAACTCCGGCCCGCTGCTCGGCGAGGCCGTGCAGGAGCGGCTGCTGCTCCGCGGCGCCGAGAAGGACACCGTGCAGTGGGACTCCTGGCGCCGCGACGACGGCACCTGGGAGGTTCTGCTGGTCTACCGGGTCGCGGACGAACCGCACTCGGCGAGCTGGACGTACGACCCGCCGCGGCGCCTGGTGCAGGCCGTCGACGACGAGGCGCGCGCCCTGATCGGCGAGTCCGACGACCTCGGGACCCCGGAGCCGAGCTTTCCGTTCGTGCCGCGCATCGCCCGGCTGCCTCGTGACCGCTCCTTCGACCGGGACAGGGAGCGTCCCGCGCTGCCGGCGCAGGCGTCCGAGCCGGCCGAGGAGAGCACGGGCGAACGGGACTCGCTGACCAGCCTCCTTGAGGCGGTACCGAGCTTCCGGGGCGACCTGGTGGTGCCCGAGCGCCCGCCCGAGCCCGCGGAGGAGCCCGTCCAGGAACCGGCGGCGGAGGAGCCGCCGGCCCCGGCCGCCTCCGCCGGGTCCGCGTACGCGGACGTCCTGATGCCCCGCTCCGTCGGCAGCCACCGTGACCGCCTCATCGGCGCGACCGACCGTCAGGCCGAGGCGGACGGCGTCCGTCCCGGCCGCCGTGCCGCTGTGCCGAGCTGGGACGAGATCGTGTTCGGGACACGCCGCAAGAAGCAGGAATAG
- a CDS encoding ATP-binding protein, with amino-acid sequence MEYGLSRATAALSVLFALSWTAFLLSGGAKLEPDVRAVAGVLLAQAVVTAVRGVRLRLSRADAGAAVALALLGQAVLAVGGASRVVVGQRCLLTAPAVLLSAALLSRLAGRWTCLVVIGAQIIASWPADGPAGAVEGVWPLVATAVAGDVLVHLMRAAGDRADRAQRRVRALRAAAGREEGRREAHRHFQGMLHDEVSTALRAISMPGVPVPRLREAASGVVAALAAAPAGPGRDGRTDLAAVVRALRPPTGTALTVEAAGAVRVPSQVAEATAGAAREALRNVEEHAGARTVHVRLLSGGPGRPDTERGEGFALSVTDDGTGFAAGELAPSSVGLRRSVIRRMDAVGGHAEVHSTPGRGTTVRLEWRPPVAEPAADGEGSGLREGAAEDTVGRMRAAVGDVRRPLAAVCLPFLTAMGVIAAIHTPRSPGTGLLLVWYVLLAALTVALLLRADSGIPGPVAGAACAFAVAGALGSFLVLPLSALKDFDSWPIGAVTPLLTLLVIVRPAWEALTALVLEQAGIVVLVVIGPPIAPSSGATAAIVLPALFAPALGVITGLAIGRTVARLGGVTARAEAARSAALATEAARQAREELHRGRLAQLDEEIVPFLVEVGSGRCSPDDPEVRDRARLLAGAVRDEIQLPGVLDSTVRRLLAGARRADCAVIIQSESDDPHPPALLRLLLTTALNCGPTPREVCLTVSAAAGAIRASLVVLPGDERRARALSEALAGAGAETHAEVANSATSTWVEADVRAP; translated from the coding sequence GCTGGACGGCGTTCCTGCTCTCAGGAGGCGCCAAGCTGGAGCCGGACGTCCGCGCCGTGGCGGGGGTGCTCCTGGCACAGGCCGTGGTGACGGCCGTGCGTGGTGTGCGTCTACGGCTTTCGCGGGCGGACGCCGGCGCGGCTGTCGCCCTGGCGCTGCTCGGGCAGGCCGTGCTCGCCGTGGGCGGTGCCTCCCGCGTCGTGGTCGGGCAGCGCTGTCTGCTGACGGCCCCGGCCGTGCTGCTCTCCGCCGCGCTGCTGTCGCGCCTCGCCGGCCGGTGGACTTGCCTGGTGGTGATCGGGGCACAGATCATCGCCTCCTGGCCCGCGGACGGCCCGGCGGGGGCCGTGGAGGGCGTCTGGCCGCTGGTGGCGACGGCCGTGGCCGGCGATGTGCTCGTCCACCTGATGCGCGCTGCCGGCGACCGGGCCGACCGGGCGCAGCGGAGGGTACGGGCCCTGCGGGCGGCGGCAGGCAGGGAGGAGGGCCGACGCGAGGCCCACCGGCACTTCCAGGGCATGTTGCACGACGAGGTCAGCACCGCCTTGCGAGCCATCAGCATGCCCGGCGTCCCGGTGCCCCGGCTGCGGGAAGCGGCCTCAGGGGTGGTGGCCGCGCTCGCCGCCGCGCCGGCCGGGCCGGGCCGCGACGGGCGGACGGACCTGGCGGCCGTGGTGCGCGCGCTCCGGCCGCCCACGGGGACAGCACTGACGGTGGAGGCCGCCGGCGCGGTCCGCGTCCCGTCGCAGGTCGCCGAGGCGACGGCGGGCGCCGCCCGCGAGGCGTTGCGCAACGTCGAGGAGCACGCCGGGGCCCGGACCGTCCACGTACGGCTGCTGAGCGGCGGACCCGGCCGTCCCGACACGGAGCGGGGCGAGGGCTTCGCGCTGAGCGTCACGGACGACGGGACGGGCTTCGCCGCCGGTGAACTCGCCCCGTCCTCGGTGGGCTTACGACGCTCGGTGATCCGGCGGATGGACGCCGTCGGAGGGCATGCGGAGGTCCACAGCACCCCGGGACGCGGTACCACCGTACGACTGGAGTGGCGTCCGCCGGTCGCCGAACCGGCGGCGGACGGAGAGGGATCCGGCCTCCGGGAGGGAGCTGCCGAGGACACGGTCGGGCGGATGCGGGCCGCCGTGGGGGACGTGCGGCGTCCGCTGGCCGCCGTCTGTCTGCCGTTCCTCACGGCCATGGGCGTCATCGCGGCGATCCACACCCCACGCAGCCCGGGTACCGGCCTTCTGCTGGTGTGGTACGTGCTGCTCGCGGCGCTCACCGTTGCCCTCCTCCTGCGGGCGGACTCGGGGATCCCGGGCCCCGTCGCCGGCGCCGCCTGCGCGTTCGCCGTCGCCGGGGCGCTCGGCAGCTTCCTCGTCCTGCCCTTGTCCGCGCTGAAGGACTTCGACTCGTGGCCGATCGGCGCGGTGACACCGCTCCTGACCCTGTTGGTGATCGTACGACCGGCCTGGGAGGCGCTGACAGCGCTGGTGCTGGAGCAGGCAGGCATCGTCGTTCTCGTCGTCATCGGTCCGCCGATCGCGCCCTCGTCCGGCGCGACTGCCGCCATCGTGCTACCCGCCCTCTTCGCGCCCGCACTCGGCGTCATCACCGGCCTCGCCATCGGACGTACCGTGGCCCGCCTGGGCGGGGTGACGGCGCGTGCCGAGGCCGCCCGGTCGGCCGCGCTCGCCACCGAGGCGGCGCGGCAGGCCCGGGAGGAACTGCACCGGGGACGGCTGGCCCAGCTCGACGAGGAGATCGTGCCGTTCCTGGTCGAGGTGGGGTCGGGGCGCTGTTCGCCCGACGACCCCGAGGTACGGGACCGCGCCCGTCTGCTCGCCGGCGCGGTCCGGGACGAGATACAACTCCCCGGTGTCCTCGACAGCACCGTACGCAGGCTGCTGGCCGGGGCCCGCCGCGCGGACTGTGCCGTCATCATCCAGTCGGAGTCCGACGACCCGCACCCGCCGGCCCTACTGCGCCTGCTGCTGACCACCGCGTTGAATTGCGGCCCCACCCCGCGCGAGGTATGCCTCACCGTCAGCGCGGCGGCAGGCGCCATACGCGCCTCCCTGGTCGTCCTGCCGGGAGACGAACGGCGGGCCCGGGCGCTGAGCGAGGCCCTTGCCGGGGCCGGTGCCGAAACCCACGCCGAGGTGGCGAACTCCGCCACCTCCACGTGGGTCGAAGCGGACGTCCGCGCACCCTGA
- a CDS encoding sulfurtransferase, whose protein sequence is MNAIISASELASALAGPTPPVLLDVRWQLSLAAGPPFDGRAAYESGHLPGAVHVDLDRELASAPGEKGRHPLPGLEEFGAAMRRAGVSAARPVVVYDGGHGWAAARAWWLLRWTGHPDVRVLDGGLPAWEGPLETAVPEPAEGDFSLAPGALPLLDADGAAALARSGVLFDARAGERYRGEVEPIDRVGGHIPGAVSAPTTENVGPDGRFLPAAELRTRFKALGATDGTAVGVYCGSGVSAAHEVLALAVAGIPAALYVGSWSEWSSDPSRPVAVGPDPQ, encoded by the coding sequence ATGAACGCCATCATCTCCGCATCCGAGCTCGCGAGCGCCCTCGCGGGCCCGACCCCCCCGGTGCTGCTCGACGTCCGCTGGCAGCTCAGCCTGGCCGCCGGCCCGCCCTTCGACGGGCGCGCCGCGTACGAATCCGGTCACCTCCCCGGCGCCGTCCACGTCGACCTGGATCGCGAACTGGCTTCGGCGCCCGGCGAGAAGGGCCGTCACCCGCTGCCCGGTCTCGAGGAGTTCGGCGCCGCGATGCGCCGCGCGGGAGTCTCGGCCGCACGGCCTGTCGTCGTCTACGACGGCGGGCACGGCTGGGCGGCGGCACGCGCGTGGTGGCTGCTGCGCTGGACGGGCCACCCCGACGTGCGGGTCCTGGACGGGGGCCTGCCGGCCTGGGAGGGGCCGCTGGAGACCGCGGTGCCCGAGCCCGCCGAGGGCGACTTCTCGCTCGCGCCGGGCGCACTGCCCCTGCTCGACGCGGACGGGGCCGCGGCGTTGGCGCGGTCCGGGGTGCTGTTCGACGCGCGCGCGGGGGAGCGGTACCGGGGTGAGGTGGAGCCGATCGACCGGGTGGGCGGCCACATTCCGGGGGCCGTGTCCGCGCCCACGACCGAGAACGTGGGCCCGGACGGACGGTTCCTGCCCGCGGCGGAGTTGCGGACGAGGTTCAAGGCCCTGGGCGCGACCGACGGCACGGCCGTCGGCGTCTACTGCGGCTCGGGCGTCTCCGCGGCGCACGAGGTGCTGGCGCTGGCCGTCGCGGGCATCCCGGCGGCCCTGTACGTCGGCTCGTGGTCCGAGTGGTCGTCGGATCCGTCCAGGCCGGTCGCGGTGGGCCCGGATCCGCAGTAG
- a CDS encoding VOC family protein → MTEAPESAGPNGLAHARYAPGTPCWVSLMVHHMATTQAFYEKLFGWQFQPGPRRLGPYVRALLNGHDVAGIGQLPPDRHLPVAWTPYLASDDVDLTAEAVRLCGGTVGVGPLDADDAGRLAIGSDPSGAVFGVWQAGRHQGTGITGVPGTPAWSELLTFETTHVATFYETLFGYEQKATVSADAAADDVTLYLGGRPVAGIRGVGHALRRDRGPHWMTYFEVAGTDEALEHLVDLGGHVLTPARDTVHGRVATVTDPEGARFALIQGPR, encoded by the coding sequence ATGACCGAGGCACCGGAGTCGGCCGGCCCGAACGGCCTGGCACACGCTCGGTACGCGCCCGGCACACCATGCTGGGTGAGCCTGATGGTCCACCACATGGCCACGACACAGGCCTTCTACGAAAAACTCTTCGGCTGGCAGTTCCAACCCGGACCGCGCCGGCTCGGCCCCTATGTGCGGGCGCTGCTCAACGGTCACGACGTGGCGGGCATCGGCCAACTGCCGCCGGACCGCCATCTGCCCGTCGCCTGGACGCCGTATCTGGCCTCGGACGACGTGGATCTGACGGCCGAGGCGGTACGGCTGTGCGGCGGCACCGTCGGGGTGGGTCCGCTGGACGCCGACGACGCCGGGCGGCTGGCGATCGGCTCCGACCCGTCGGGCGCCGTGTTCGGCGTCTGGCAGGCCGGCAGACACCAGGGCACCGGCATCACGGGAGTGCCCGGCACACCCGCCTGGAGCGAGCTGCTGACCTTCGAGACGACGCACGTCGCCACGTTCTACGAGACATTGTTCGGTTACGAGCAGAAGGCGACGGTGTCCGCCGACGCCGCCGCCGACGACGTCACGCTGTACCTCGGCGGCCGTCCGGTCGCCGGCATCCGCGGCGTGGGCCACGCCCTGCGGCGCGACCGCGGCCCGCACTGGATGACGTACTTCGAGGTCGCCGGCACGGACGAGGCCCTCGAACACCTCGTCGACCTCGGCGGCCATGTCCTCACACCGGCCCGGGACACCGTCCACGGCCGCGTGGCCACGGTGACGGACCCGGAGGGCGCCCGGTTCGCCCTGATCCAGGGCCCGCGCTGA
- a CDS encoding PQQ-binding-like beta-propeller repeat protein, which produces MGRAGGFGRLEAGDPEQVGPYRTVALLGAGGMGRVYLAKSRGGRHVAVKVIRPDVAWNSQFRRRFAREVAAARAVSGVFTAPVVDADTEATPPWLATAYVPGVPLNDAVADAGPLPERSAWKLAAGLAEALEAIHRAGVVHRDLKPSNVLLAADGPRVIDFGISVTSDDASALTSTGVAVGTPAFMSPEQLTGNHPVGPATDVFALGGVLAFAMTGAGPFGEGPSHAVTYRIVHQEPRLDQVPEPLRPVVAGCLQKEPRHRLEVGELLEMLEDKAGSAADWPDDGTGWLPGPIAGLVIRRAEVPHPPTVPDPAARRAPRSPGPGPGRAADAAATTRTAPRQDRPLRGADGGNNRKPAAGSPAAGGNPGPKQAPTRTRTASATVPEPATGAVPRAADGSGWARRAVVGLGGTAVAAGAVGGLGYGGWKALKWLAGAFEGMFPDSFLADAQQHWSFTGGMDDLFVDDSSPAVSGGIVYVGAEDAGGMYRLYALDAVTGRQRWAFRTEGRTGSPVVSDGTVYVADDNTYLYALNAATGRRLWTTRLQGSMETPAPPRVVDGVLYATSTAMGAAGFFGHVYALDAHDGGLRWRFEAGSVIRSSPCVSAGTVYVGSFDHNVYALDAATGRRRWTFRTGNQVATCPVVSGGTVFAGSDDHRLYALDAATGRKRWAFSADARVGVSPAVSGGIVCAGTDNPGSLYGVDAATGRQRWKTDFSSGIASAGLTTAGGLVYLGVDGHLYAVNAGSGRRRWKFAMGKGGVNSRSTAAVAGSVAYISGYGAVYAVSEKGKGATAPAS; this is translated from the coding sequence GTGGGCCGGGCAGGGGGGTTCGGGCGGCTGGAGGCGGGAGATCCCGAGCAGGTGGGGCCCTACCGGACCGTCGCTCTGCTGGGTGCGGGCGGTATGGGGCGCGTGTATCTGGCCAAGTCGCGTGGCGGGCGGCACGTGGCGGTGAAGGTGATCCGGCCGGACGTCGCGTGGAACAGCCAGTTCCGGCGCCGTTTCGCGCGTGAGGTGGCCGCGGCCCGCGCGGTGAGCGGGGTGTTCACGGCGCCCGTGGTGGACGCCGATACGGAAGCGACGCCACCTTGGCTGGCCACGGCGTACGTCCCCGGTGTCCCACTGAACGACGCGGTGGCGGACGCCGGTCCGCTGCCGGAGAGATCGGCGTGGAAGCTGGCGGCGGGCCTGGCCGAGGCACTGGAGGCCATCCACCGCGCCGGGGTCGTCCATCGGGACCTGAAGCCGTCCAACGTGCTGCTGGCCGCCGACGGGCCGCGCGTCATCGACTTCGGCATCTCGGTCACGAGCGACGACGCCAGTGCGCTGACCAGCACGGGCGTGGCGGTGGGAACGCCGGCCTTCATGTCGCCGGAGCAGCTGACGGGAAATCATCCGGTCGGTCCGGCGACGGACGTGTTCGCGTTGGGCGGTGTGCTGGCCTTCGCGATGACGGGGGCGGGGCCGTTCGGCGAGGGGCCCAGCCATGCGGTGACGTACCGCATCGTGCACCAGGAGCCGCGGCTGGACCAGGTGCCCGAGCCACTGCGCCCGGTCGTGGCGGGCTGCCTGCAGAAGGAGCCCCGCCACCGGCTCGAGGTCGGCGAGCTGCTGGAGATGCTGGAGGACAAGGCGGGCTCGGCGGCGGACTGGCCTGACGACGGGACGGGGTGGCTGCCCGGCCCGATCGCGGGTCTCGTCATCCGCCGTGCCGAGGTGCCCCATCCGCCGACGGTGCCCGATCCCGCCGCCCGGCGGGCGCCGCGTTCCCCGGGCCCGGGTCCTGGCCGGGCAGCGGACGCCGCCGCCACGACGCGGACCGCCCCACGGCAGGACCGCCCGCTTCGAGGCGCGGACGGTGGGAACAACCGCAAGCCGGCCGCCGGCTCCCCGGCTGCGGGCGGGAATCCGGGGCCGAAGCAGGCGCCGACGCGGACCCGGACGGCATCCGCCACCGTTCCGGAACCCGCCACCGGAGCGGTCCCGCGTGCGGCGGACGGGTCCGGCTGGGCGCGGCGGGCGGTGGTGGGCCTCGGCGGGACGGCTGTGGCGGCCGGCGCCGTGGGCGGGCTCGGCTACGGCGGGTGGAAGGCGCTGAAGTGGCTGGCCGGGGCGTTCGAGGGCATGTTCCCGGACTCGTTCCTGGCCGATGCCCAACAGCACTGGTCCTTCACCGGCGGGATGGACGACCTGTTCGTGGACGACTCCTCCCCGGCGGTGTCCGGCGGCATCGTCTACGTCGGCGCCGAGGACGCCGGCGGCATGTACCGTCTGTACGCGCTCGACGCCGTCACGGGACGGCAGCGCTGGGCGTTCCGCACGGAGGGCCGGACAGGTTCACCGGTGGTGTCGGACGGCACCGTCTACGTGGCCGACGACAACACCTACCTGTACGCGCTGAACGCGGCCACCGGACGGCGCCTGTGGACCACCCGCCTCCAGGGCAGCATGGAAACCCCGGCGCCACCGCGGGTCGTGGACGGCGTGCTGTACGCCACCAGCACCGCGATGGGTGCTGCGGGATTCTTCGGCCATGTGTACGCGCTCGACGCCCACGACGGCGGCCTGCGCTGGCGTTTCGAGGCCGGCAGTGTCATCAGATCGTCGCCGTGCGTCTCCGCGGGGACCGTCTACGTCGGTAGCTTCGACCACAACGTGTACGCGCTGGATGCCGCCACGGGCCGCCGACGCTGGACCTTCCGCACCGGGAACCAGGTCGCCACCTGCCCCGTGGTGTCCGGCGGCACGGTCTTCGCCGGCAGCGACGATCACCGTCTGTACGCCCTGGACGCGGCGACCGGCCGCAAGCGGTGGGCGTTCTCCGCGGATGCCCGGGTCGGCGTCTCCCCGGCGGTGTCCGGCGGCATCGTCTGCGCGGGCACGGACAACCCCGGCAGCCTGTACGGCGTGGACGCCGCGACCGGCCGTCAGCGCTGGAAGACGGACTTCTCCTCCGGCATCGCCTCCGCCGGCCTCACGACCGCCGGAGGACTGGTCTACCTCGGCGTGGACGGCCACTTGTACGCGGTGAACGCGGGCAGCGGCCGCAGACGGTGGAAGTTCGCCATGGGCAAGGGGGGCGTCAACTCCCGCTCCACTGCGGCGGTGGCGGGCTCCGTGGCCTACATCAGCGGCTACGGCGCCGTGTACGCGGTGAGCGAGAAGGGCAAGGGCGCCACGGCGCCCGCGTCATGA
- a CDS encoding GTPase, translating into MSGSIRDRLRRFTTSVEQSDDLSPAQRAAILNGYEEALGTEGPPRLVLIGEAGVGKSTTVNALFNAGQAVGHSRATTDRAWTIPVQEVSGSNGTLEVVDMPGLGDDIANYRRYLALYREVLPTADAIVWIHPAKDRMVHLVQQALADIFGPSPELVGRLVFGLNKADEMGPHDWNAHANLPSEQQRAALRDREEDFTRRIARVLPGWRGRAVSYAALRFYNLTALFKEMMYAVPEQRRWVLEQRMALADFTTLVDRKLLRAATATTLAEVPAGDPEPPAPPQPVRDQWQPSGPNPSGSVADALAALSDAQWRDLYSDRSRFEEFVRRVERGNGR; encoded by the coding sequence ATGTCCGGATCCATCCGCGACCGCCTGCGGCGGTTCACCACGTCGGTCGAGCAGTCCGACGACCTCTCGCCCGCCCAGAGGGCGGCGATCCTCAATGGATACGAGGAGGCGCTCGGCACGGAAGGACCGCCCCGGCTGGTCCTCATCGGCGAAGCCGGAGTCGGCAAGTCCACGACCGTCAACGCGCTGTTCAACGCGGGCCAGGCGGTTGGTCACAGCAGGGCGACCACCGACCGCGCCTGGACCATTCCCGTGCAGGAGGTCAGTGGGAGCAACGGCACGCTGGAGGTCGTCGACATGCCGGGCCTCGGTGACGACATCGCCAACTACCGCCGCTACCTTGCCCTCTACCGCGAGGTTCTGCCGACCGCTGACGCCATCGTGTGGATCCACCCGGCCAAGGACCGGATGGTCCACCTCGTCCAGCAGGCGCTGGCGGACATCTTCGGACCCAGCCCGGAGCTGGTCGGGCGGCTGGTGTTCGGCCTCAACAAGGCCGACGAGATGGGCCCGCACGACTGGAACGCGCACGCGAACCTGCCCTCCGAACAGCAGCGGGCCGCCCTGCGGGACCGGGAGGAGGACTTCACCCGCAGGATCGCCCGGGTACTGCCGGGCTGGCGGGGCCGGGCGGTGTCGTACGCGGCGCTCCGGTTCTACAACCTGACAGCCCTGTTCAAGGAGATGATGTACGCGGTGCCCGAGCAGCGCCGGTGGGTCCTGGAGCAACGGATGGCCCTGGCGGACTTCACCACCCTGGTGGACCGCAAGCTGCTGCGGGCCGCCACGGCGACGACACTGGCCGAGGTCCCGGCGGGCGATCCCGAACCGCCCGCCCCGCCGCAGCCGGTGCGGGACCAGTGGCAGCCGTCGGGTCCGAACCCGTCCGGGTCCGTCGCAGACGCGCTGGCGGCGCTCTCGGACGCCCAGTGGCGGGACCTGTACTCCGACCGGTCGCGGTTCGAGGAGTTCGTGCGGCGTGTGGAGCGGGGGAACGGCCGATGA
- a CDS encoding D-arabinono-1,4-lactone oxidase: MSSTTSAKNGTWRNWGGNVSARPAREVTPASVEELAEAVRKAAEDGLKVKAVGTGHSFTAIAATDGVLIRPQLLTGIRRIDREAMTVTVEAGTPLKRLNAALAREGLSLTNMGDIMEQTVSGATSTGTHGTGRESGSIAAQIRGLELVTADGSVLTCSEKENPEVFAAARIGLGALGIVTAITFAVEPVFLLTAREEPMPFDRVLAEFDQLWAENEHFEFYWFPHTGSTNTKRNNRSAGPERPVGQLAGWFEDEFLSNGVFQVANWVGRAAPATIPAIAKVSSRALSARTYTDIPYKVFTSPRRVRFVEMEYAVPREALVEALRELKAMVDRSDLRVSFPVEVRTAPADDITLSTASGRDSAYVAVHMFKGTPYQRYFTAAERIFTAHEGRPHWGKVHTRDAEYLAGVYPRFGEFTALRDRLDAERRFQNDYLRRVLGA, translated from the coding sequence TTGAGCAGCACAACGAGCGCGAAGAACGGCACATGGCGTAACTGGGGCGGCAACGTCAGTGCCCGTCCCGCGCGGGAGGTCACACCCGCCTCGGTGGAGGAGCTCGCCGAGGCGGTGCGCAAGGCCGCCGAGGACGGCCTGAAGGTGAAGGCCGTGGGCACCGGTCACTCCTTCACGGCCATCGCCGCCACCGACGGGGTGTTGATCCGCCCTCAACTGTTGACCGGCATCCGCCGGATCGACCGCGAGGCCATGACGGTCACGGTCGAGGCCGGCACTCCGCTCAAGAGGCTCAATGCGGCTCTCGCACGGGAGGGCCTCTCGCTCACCAACATGGGCGACATCATGGAGCAGACGGTGTCCGGGGCGACCAGCACGGGCACGCACGGCACCGGTCGCGAGTCCGGCTCGATCGCCGCGCAGATCAGGGGTCTGGAGCTGGTCACGGCGGACGGGTCGGTCCTCACGTGCTCCGAGAAGGAGAACCCGGAGGTGTTCGCGGCCGCGCGCATCGGCCTGGGCGCGCTGGGGATCGTCACGGCGATCACCTTCGCCGTCGAGCCGGTCTTCCTGCTCACGGCCCGCGAGGAGCCGATGCCTTTTGACCGGGTGCTCGCCGAGTTCGACCAACTCTGGGCGGAGAACGAGCACTTCGAGTTCTACTGGTTCCCGCACACCGGCAGCACCAACACCAAGCGCAACAACCGCAGTGCGGGCCCGGAGCGGCCGGTGGGACAGCTGGCCGGCTGGTTCGAGGACGAGTTCCTCTCCAACGGTGTCTTCCAGGTGGCCAACTGGGTCGGCCGCGCGGCGCCCGCCACGATCCCGGCGATCGCCAAGGTCTCCAGCCGGGCGCTGTCCGCGCGGACCTACACCGACATCCCGTACAAGGTCTTCACCTCCCCGCGCCGGGTGCGTTTCGTGGAGATGGAGTACGCCGTCCCGCGCGAGGCCCTCGTCGAGGCCCTGCGCGAGCTGAAGGCGATGGTCGACCGCTCCGATCTCAGGGTGAGCTTCCCTGTGGAGGTCCGCACCGCGCCGGCCGACGACATCACGCTGTCCACCGCGTCGGGGCGCGACAGCGCGTACGTCGCCGTCCACATGTTCAAGGGCACCCCGTACCAGCGGTACTTCACGGCCGCCGAGCGCATCTTCACCGCGCACGAGGGCCGGCCGCACTGGGGCAAGGTGCACACCCGGGACGCGGAGTACCTCGCCGGGGTCTACCCGCGGTTCGGCGAGTTCACCGCCCTGCGGGACCGGCTGGATGCGGAACGGCGTTTCCAGAACGACTACTTGCGGAGGGTTCTGGGGGCCTGA
- a CDS encoding MFS transporter — MPSPYRALFAAPGSRGFAAAGFVGRMPLSMMGIGVVTMVSQLTGRYGLAGALSATIALAAAVLGPQVSRLVDRHGQCRVLRPTTLVALTAAAGLLVAAHLRGPDWVLFVCAAGIGSVPSLGAMVRARWAALYRGTPRLHTAYSFESVVDEVCFIIGPIVSIGLSTAWFPEAGPLLAACFLAVGVFWLTAQRATEPEPHPREHHGGGTALRSRGLQVLVATFAATGAIFGAVDVVTVAFADERGHKGAASVVLALYAAGSCAAGVVFGLLRPAGAPARRWLLGICAMAVSMIPLLLVGNLPFLAVALFVAGLSIAPTMITTMSLIEEHVPRAHLTEGMTWVSTGLAVGVALGSSVAGWVIDAAGARTGYGVPAVSGAVAVAVGFLGYRRLSRPAPGRGGSVEQHNEREERHMA, encoded by the coding sequence TTGCCCAGCCCGTACCGCGCCCTCTTCGCCGCCCCAGGTTCCCGGGGGTTCGCCGCCGCGGGGTTCGTCGGCCGGATGCCGCTGTCGATGATGGGCATCGGCGTGGTCACGATGGTCTCCCAGCTCACGGGCCGTTACGGCCTCGCGGGCGCGCTGTCGGCCACCATCGCGCTGGCCGCCGCCGTCCTCGGACCGCAGGTCTCGCGGCTGGTCGACCGGCACGGGCAGTGCAGGGTGCTGCGTCCCACGACGCTCGTGGCGCTCACCGCGGCGGCGGGGCTGCTGGTCGCCGCGCACCTTCGGGGGCCGGACTGGGTGCTGTTCGTCTGCGCCGCCGGGATCGGCTCCGTGCCGAGCCTGGGTGCGATGGTCCGCGCGCGCTGGGCGGCCCTGTACCGGGGGACTCCGCGGCTGCACACCGCGTACTCGTTCGAGTCGGTGGTGGACGAGGTCTGCTTCATCATCGGGCCGATCGTCTCCATCGGCCTGTCGACCGCCTGGTTCCCGGAGGCCGGGCCGCTGCTGGCCGCCTGTTTCCTGGCCGTGGGGGTCTTCTGGCTGACCGCGCAGCGCGCCACCGAACCCGAGCCGCACCCGCGCGAGCACCACGGCGGCGGTACGGCCCTGCGCTCGCGCGGTCTTCAGGTGCTGGTGGCCACCTTCGCGGCGACCGGCGCGATCTTCGGGGCGGTCGACGTGGTCACCGTGGCCTTCGCCGACGAGCGGGGCCACAAGGGCGCCGCCAGTGTCGTACTCGCGCTGTACGCGGCGGGCTCCTGTGCGGCGGGGGTCGTGTTCGGGCTGTTGCGTCCGGCCGGAGCGCCCGCTCGCCGCTGGCTGCTGGGCATATGCGCGATGGCCGTGAGTATGATCCCCCTCCTACTGGTCGGAAACTTGCCGTTTCTGGCCGTGGCGCTCTTCGTCGCGGGTCTGTCCATCGCTCCCACGATGATCACGACGATGTCCCTCATCGAAGAGCACGTACCACGCGCGCATCTGACCGAGGGCATGACCTGGGTGAGCACCGGGCTCGCGGTCGGGGTCGCGCTCGGCTCCTCGGTGGCCGGCTGGGTCATCGACGCGGCCGGCGCGCGGACCGGGTACGGGGTTCCGGCGGTGTCCGGGGCCGTCGCGGTCGCGGTCGGTTTCCTCGGGTACCGCCGGCTCAGCAGGCCGGCTCCGGGTCGGGGAGGCTCCGTTGAGCAGCACAACGAGCGCGAAGAACGGCACATGGCGTAA